The following DNA comes from Pseudomonadota bacterium.
TCACAGATTGTTTTCTCGCGCCCGGTACAGAATTTTTCCCGGACCCGGATGACCGCAGGAGAGGTCTTCTGGATGTCGATGCCGCAGGGGACCTCGAAAACGGCAAGGCCAACGCTGAGTTCGTGGCTGTGGGAGAGGGAGATTTCGACTGCCGGTTTTACATGGTCGTCCACTCGGGTCAGGAATGGCCGGCCATCCGGGTCGGGGGTGATCTGCCAGTCGAGATAGTCCGATGCCTGTCGATCATTTAACAGCTCGATGGCGGCCCGTTTTACGGCGATCCGCCCGCCAAGCCATTCAACCCGGCGTTTCGGATAAGAATAAGAACGGTATTTTTCCAGTTCGGTTTCGGTCAGGAAGAGAGCCGGGTCAAGGGTCTTGTCCCCAAGCTGGTGCTGGAGGTCGGAAAGACTCACCAAAGTCACGAATGGCGTGGATTTCAGGCCGATAATCGTGCCAAGTTCAGATGGCGACAGGGGCAGCGGGAGGCCTTGAATTGGGGCGGAAGTCATAAAATATGCTTTATCTTATTATAATTATTATAAAATAATGGCTTTTTGCCCTTGAAATGTCTTGAAATATAATTTAATAAGTTTTTTAATGATCTCAATGGGTTCCATCGATATTGCAGTTATCTCGATAATTTCTCTGCTCACCGTCAGGGGAATCTGGACAGGCTTTATTCGCCAGGCCGCGTTTATTGTCGCCCTGATCTTCGGTTTCTGGGCTGCCGGCCGCTATTATCACCTGTTTTCAGGTCTCCTCGACAACTTCATCACCATACCACAGGTCAGCTTTCTGGTAACCTACTCCCTCATCTTTGCGGTTGTCTATCTGCTGGTCATGCTCCTGGGGCTGGGTCTGAAAAAAGTCGTCACCATTTCCATGCTGGGCGGTTTCGACCGGTTTATCGGCGGACTTTTCGGGATCGGCAAGGGGGTGTTTATCACCACACTGCTTTTCATGCTGGTGGCCGGGACCTTCGCCAACTCCGCGTCATTTCTGAAGAGATCTTATTTCTATCCGTTCCTCGAAGACAGTTCAAAGCTGGTCCGGTCTTTTATCATGGACCGGAGTCTACGCGATCGTTTTCAGCCGAGCGAGCCGGCGATACCCGCCATTGAGGAAGGGGTGGCCAATCTCTACGCCGCCAACAGCAGAAGGATAACCACTGATCAGGAACGGGCTCTCGATGCCATCCGGTACCAGCTTGCCAGGGAAGTCGGGGGAGCCCCCAGCAGATAAGCAATGACCATGACCTGATTGATCAGGGTGGTCTTGAGAATCCCTTTCTCCCGCCAGCGTCTCCCCGAAGTGGTCGCTTTCTGTTCCAGTATTTCGATCTTCCCAAAACGCCTGAGTTTTTTGACCAGGGCGAAATCTTCCATGATCCCGATTTCCGGGAACCCTCCGGCCTTTGTAAAGGTCTCTTTTCTGAGGAAAATGGCCTGATCGCCGTAGGGCATCTGCAGGAACCGTGACCTGAAGTTCGCCCCCTTTTCAATGAGCCGTAGCGCAGAACCTTTGAGGTCGATGGCCAGGCTGAAGGCCCCGGCAACAACTCCCGGTTCGACCAGGCAGCTTCGGAGCGAAGAGGCGAAATGACGGGGGAGAAGAGTGTCGGCATGGAGAAAAAGCAGGATGTCGCCGGTGGCGGCTGCGGCTCCGGCGTTTTGCTGGACACCTCGCCCGAAAGGAGCGTGGACCACTTTCACGCCAAAACTTTCGGCAATCATCGGTGTTTTGTCGTGACTGCCGCCGTCGGCGACAATGATCTCAATCTCTGGTTCAGAGGAAAGATGTTTCAGGGTTGCAGCGAGATTTTCTTCCTCGTTCAGGGTTGGAATAATAATCGAAATCCGGTGGCCGGTATTTTCCGCTATCGGCATCCGGGCAAGATCCTCCGGCCGGTCAATGTCATGCAGTTTTTCCAGAAGGCGATATTCAAGGCCGAGTTTGTCGGCCACGGCCAGGGTGTTGTCCAAAACTCCGGAAGTCCCCCACGGCTGGTCTTCAAAGAGGGCCGGACAGGAACGGGTGAGGCCGAGCAGATAATACCCGCC
Coding sequences within:
- a CDS encoding TIGR04283 family arsenosugar biosynthesis glycosyltransferase, which translates into the protein MSLSSEKLLIFTRYPTAGSTKTRLIESLGGEGAADLQRRMSERTVAVARTLPADLEVRYFGGSREQVSSWLGDAIRIQDQGEGDLGVKMARAFAESFAEGYQRVIIIGADCPSLTAAILSEGFTELKDRQMVLGPAEDGGYYLLGLTRSCPALFEDQPWGTSGVLDNTLAVADKLGLEYRLLEKLHDIDRPEDLARMPIAENTGHRISIIIPTLNEEENLAATLKHLSSEPEIEIIVADGGSHDKTPMIAESFGVKVVHAPFGRGVQQNAGAAAATGDILLFLHADTLLPRHFASSLRSCLVEPGVVAGAFSLAIDLKGSALRLIEKGANFRSRFLQMPYGDQAIFLRKETFTKAGGFPEIGIMEDFALVKKLRRFGKIEILEQKATTSGRRWREKGILKTTLINQVMVIAYLLGAPPTSLASWYRMASRARS
- a CDS encoding CvpA family protein, whose translation is MGSIDIAVISIISLLTVRGIWTGFIRQAAFIVALIFGFWAAGRYYHLFSGLLDNFITIPQVSFLVTYSLIFAVVYLLVMLLGLGLKKVVTISMLGGFDRFIGGLFGIGKGVFITTLLFMLVAGTFANSASFLKRSYFYPFLEDSSKLVRSFIMDRSLRDRFQPSEPAIPAIEEGVANLYAANSRRITTDQERALDAIRYQLAREVGGAPSR
- a CDS encoding 4'-phosphopantetheinyl transferase superfamily protein; the protein is MTSAPIQGLPLPLSPSELGTIIGLKSTPFVTLVSLSDLQHQLGDKTLDPALFLTETELEKYRSYSYPKRRVEWLGGRIAVKRAAIELLNDRQASDYLDWQITPDPDGRPFLTRVDDHVKPAVEISLSHSHELSVGLAVFEVPCGIDIQKTSPAVIRVREKFCTGREKTICETLAVNNEEMQLTLLWSAKEALRKARGGSPLTGFLEMELVSLANPEVDCWTFSFRIRKTADQPIHRVAVFIYQDYGCSVALG